In the Nitrospinota bacterium genome, one interval contains:
- the maf gene encoding septum formation protein Maf, translating into MLKKKLILASKSPRRLELLKQITSDFEVVPSSVEEELDYGYRPEDNARMLARAKAEDVARQYPECWVIGADTLVTLHQEILGKPEDVADAQRMLRRLSGKEHRVATGICVVGPEKTLDKSITSKVRFKSLTDEEILNYIQTGEPMDKAGAYAIQGEGSFMIRDYSGSKTNIIGLPIDELKTLLQKTGYLTYPKTYPK; encoded by the coding sequence ATGTTAAAGAAAAAACTTATTCTGGCATCAAAATCTCCCCGCCGGCTGGAACTGCTAAAGCAGATTACCAGTGATTTTGAAGTGGTCCCCAGTTCTGTGGAGGAAGAATTAGATTATGGTTACCGTCCCGAGGACAATGCCAGAATGCTCGCCCGCGCGAAAGCCGAGGATGTCGCCCGCCAATATCCCGAATGCTGGGTGATCGGAGCGGATACACTTGTGACACTGCACCAGGAGATTCTGGGAAAACCCGAAGATGTCGCTGATGCGCAAAGAATGCTCCGTCGTTTGAGTGGCAAAGAACATCGAGTTGCCACCGGCATCTGTGTTGTTGGCCCTGAAAAAACTCTTGATAAATCCATTACCTCTAAAGTTCGCTTTAAATCTTTAACAGATGAAGAAATCTTGAACTACATCCAAACCGGAGAACCCATGGATAAAGCCGGGGCCTATGCCATTCAGGGTGAGGGCAGTTTTATGATCCGCGATTATTCAGGATCAAAAACCAATATCATAGGGCTCCCCATTGATGAACTGAAAACTCTCCTTCAAAAAACCGGTTACCTGACATATCCAAAAACCTATCCGAAATAA
- a CDS encoding formylglycine-generating enzyme family protein produces the protein MTSMQTCMRPNQLIPSLLLISFILFQTPAFADAPPGMVYIPQGYFQMGTSSGKEDAKPVHFVFTPGYYIDKYEVSNKKYAAFMQATGHPAPKFWEDSRFNDPDQPVVGVSWHDAMAYAKWKGRRLPTEAEWEKAARGNDGRLWPWGKKFDKGINFFFLNIFGENDNYPYTAPVNYYHSGVSPFGLYNTAGNVWEWCLDWYDENYYRVSPEINPEGPQGPLKMKVLRGGSWINSIEGVKIVNRARNLPHIKNEIYGFRTALSSK, from the coding sequence ATGACTTCCATGCAAACCTGCATGAGACCCAATCAACTGATTCCTTCCCTTTTATTAATTTCGTTTATTTTATTTCAAACTCCCGCATTCGCTGATGCTCCACCAGGAATGGTATATATCCCCCAGGGATACTTTCAAATGGGCACCTCTTCTGGAAAAGAAGATGCAAAACCTGTACATTTTGTTTTCACTCCCGGTTATTACATCGATAAGTATGAAGTGAGCAACAAAAAATATGCGGCCTTCATGCAAGCTACTGGGCATCCTGCTCCAAAGTTCTGGGAGGATTCCCGGTTTAACGATCCAGACCAGCCCGTAGTTGGAGTGAGCTGGCACGATGCCATGGCATACGCCAAATGGAAGGGACGAAGGCTACCTACAGAAGCCGAATGGGAAAAGGCCGCACGAGGTAACGATGGCCGGCTATGGCCGTGGGGAAAAAAATTTGATAAGGGCATCAATTTTTTCTTCCTCAATATTTTTGGGGAAAACGATAACTACCCCTACACCGCGCCTGTTAATTATTATCACTCTGGGGTCAGCCCGTTTGGGTTATACAATACAGCTGGAAATGTTTGGGAATGGTGCCTCGACTGGTATGACGAAAATTATTATCGGGTCAGCCCTGAAATCAACCCCGAAGGACCTCAAGGTCCCTTGAAAATGAAAGTTCTCCGTGGCGGTTCCTGGATCAATAGTATTGAAGGCGTAAAAATTGTAAACCGCGCACGCAACCTGCCACACATTAAAAACGAAATTTACGGGTTCCGCACCGCTCTATCCTCAAAGTGA